The proteins below are encoded in one region of Amycolatopsis acidiphila:
- a CDS encoding winged helix-turn-helix domain-containing protein: MDTMSIAVARRIALAAQGFADPRPEVATRRHLKRVLSRVQLIQLDSVNVAVRAHYAPLFSRLGAYDRTLIDEAAWAHSARKPRMLVETWAHEASLIPVEDWPLLRSGAKRAGWWRNYARLVERSPTLVDDIVAVVKELGPIGAGGIEREVVGESQRTPGPWWDRSEVKKVCEWLFGMGQLTTGTRRSFERLYDLTERVVPPEILARQVSPEEGARELTARSAAALGVATEPDLRDYYRLGPEVSHQAVADLVESGVLEPVRVRTWRSPAYRFAGARLPRKITGRALLCPFDPLIWERGRTERLFDFHYRIEIYVPEPKRVYGYYVFPFLLDGELVARVDLKADREAGVLRVQGAFAEPEVDRPRVAGELAAELRVMAQWLSLDGVAVGERGDLAPLLRRA; the protein is encoded by the coding sequence ATGGACACGATGAGCATCGCGGTCGCGCGCCGGATCGCGCTCGCCGCACAGGGGTTCGCCGATCCGCGGCCGGAGGTCGCCACGCGCAGGCACCTCAAGCGGGTGCTGTCGCGCGTGCAGCTGATCCAGCTGGACTCGGTGAACGTCGCGGTTCGGGCGCACTACGCGCCGTTGTTCTCGCGGCTGGGCGCGTACGACCGCACGCTGATCGACGAGGCGGCGTGGGCGCACAGTGCGCGCAAGCCGCGGATGCTGGTGGAGACGTGGGCGCACGAGGCGAGCCTGATCCCGGTCGAGGACTGGCCGCTGCTGCGCTCGGGGGCGAAGCGGGCCGGGTGGTGGCGCAACTACGCGCGGCTCGTCGAGAGGTCGCCGACGCTGGTGGACGACATCGTCGCGGTGGTCAAGGAGCTGGGGCCGATCGGCGCGGGCGGGATCGAGCGCGAGGTCGTGGGCGAGTCGCAGCGCACGCCCGGGCCGTGGTGGGACCGGTCGGAGGTGAAGAAGGTCTGTGAGTGGCTGTTCGGGATGGGACAGCTGACGACGGGGACAAGACGGTCGTTCGAGCGGTTGTACGACCTCACCGAGCGGGTGGTGCCGCCGGAGATCCTCGCGCGGCAGGTGTCGCCGGAGGAGGGGGCGCGGGAGCTGACGGCCCGCTCGGCGGCGGCGCTGGGCGTCGCGACCGAGCCCGACCTGCGGGACTACTACCGGCTGGGGCCGGAGGTGAGCCACCAGGCGGTGGCGGACCTGGTCGAGTCGGGCGTGCTGGAGCCGGTGCGGGTCCGGACGTGGCGGTCCCCGGCGTACCGGTTCGCGGGGGCGCGGCTGCCCCGCAAGATCACCGGACGCGCGCTGCTGTGCCCGTTCGACCCGCTGATCTGGGAGCGGGGGCGCACGGAGCGGCTGTTCGACTTCCACTACCGCATCGAGATCTACGTGCCCGAGCCGAAGCGGGTGTACGGGTACTACGTGTTCCCGTTCCTGCTGGACGGTGAGCTGGTCGCGCGGGTCGACCTGAAGGCCGACCGGGAAGCGGGGGTGCTGCGGGTGCAGGGCGCGTTCGCGGAGCCGGAAGTGGACCGGCCGCGGGTGGCCGGTGAGCTGGCCGCGGAGCTGCGGGTGATGGCGCAGTGGCTGAGCCTGGACGGCGTGGCCGTGGGGGAGCGGGGTGACCTGGCCCCGCTGCTGCGGAGGGCCTGA
- a CDS encoding helix-turn-helix domain-containing protein, with protein sequence MSKKLYSAEEVAERLGLHVRTVRGYVRDGRLKAVRIGKQYRIAHEDLEALLGSPVTEEPEARRQRHVEVSSIVEIDAADPGTAGRVSTLLMGASARHGEEPLRIETVYDERRGRLKLIIIGGLADTARLLEYVQGVLEP encoded by the coding sequence ATGTCCAAAAAGCTCTACTCGGCAGAAGAGGTCGCCGAACGACTGGGGCTGCACGTCCGCACCGTGCGCGGCTACGTCCGCGACGGGCGGCTCAAGGCCGTGCGGATCGGGAAGCAGTACCGGATCGCGCACGAGGACCTGGAGGCGCTGCTCGGCTCGCCGGTGACGGAGGAGCCGGAAGCGCGGCGGCAGCGGCATGTCGAGGTGTCGAGCATCGTCGAGATCGACGCCGCCGACCCCGGGACGGCAGGCCGGGTGAGCACGCTGCTCATGGGGGCCAGCGCACGCCACGGCGAGGAGCCGCTGCGGATCGAGACGGTCTACGACGAACGGCGGGGCCGGCTGAAGCTGATCATCATCGGCGGCCTGGCGGACACCGCCCGGCTGCTCGAATACGTGCAGGGGGTGCTGGAGCCGTGA
- the dapB gene encoding 4-hydroxy-tetrahydrodipicolinate reductase, translating to MTRGEDNPIRVGVLGARGRMGAQAVQAVEAAPGMAVVAMVDAGDSLAEVADAGAEVVVDFTHPDVVLDNLRFVVDQNICAVVGTTGFTEERLATVREWLRAKPEVGVLIAPNFALGAVLAMRFAQQAARFYSSAEIIELHHNRKADAPSGTAAHTARLIAQARGEAGLKPGADATTSEVDGARGASIEDVRVHSVRLPGLVAHEEILFGQDGETLTIRHDSMDRTSFMPGVLLGVREVLGRPGLTVGLENVLDL from the coding sequence ATGACGCGCGGCGAAGACAACCCGATCCGGGTCGGTGTGCTCGGCGCCCGTGGCCGGATGGGCGCCCAGGCCGTGCAGGCCGTCGAGGCCGCCCCCGGGATGGCGGTCGTCGCGATGGTCGACGCCGGGGACTCGCTGGCCGAGGTCGCCGACGCCGGCGCGGAGGTCGTCGTCGACTTCACCCATCCCGACGTCGTGCTGGACAACCTGCGCTTCGTCGTGGACCAGAACATCTGCGCGGTGGTCGGGACGACCGGCTTCACCGAGGAGCGGCTGGCGACCGTGCGCGAGTGGCTGCGGGCCAAGCCCGAGGTGGGCGTGCTGATCGCGCCGAACTTCGCCCTCGGCGCGGTGCTCGCGATGCGGTTCGCGCAGCAGGCGGCCCGGTTCTACTCCTCGGCCGAGATCATCGAGCTGCACCACAACCGCAAGGCTGACGCCCCCTCCGGCACGGCGGCGCACACCGCACGGCTCATCGCGCAGGCACGCGGGGAAGCCGGGCTCAAGCCGGGCGCGGACGCCACCACCAGCGAGGTCGACGGCGCCCGCGGCGCGTCGATCGAGGACGTGCGGGTGCACTCGGTCCGGCTGCCGGGCCTGGTCGCGCACGAGGAGATCCTGTTCGGCCAGGACGGCGAGACCCTGACGATCCGGCACGACTCGATGGACCGCACGTCGTTCATGCCCGGGGTGCTGCTCGGCGTGCGCGAGGTGCTCGGGCGGCCCGGCCTGACCGTCGGCCTCGAGAACGTGCTCGACCTGTGA
- a CDS encoding bifunctional riboflavin kinase/FAD synthetase, whose protein sequence is MQRWRGLEDLPGGWGRCVVTIGVFDGVHRGHQALIGKTVEIAKARSLPSVMLTFDPHPSEVIRPGSHPAQLTTLRRKAELVEELGIDVFAVLPFTPELMRLSADEFVHEILVDRLHAAAVVVGENFTFGAQAAGTVPLLRELGRRFGFVTYGAELQGENNDNAEITFSSTYVRSCIDAGDVAAAAEALGRPHRLEGIVVRGDGRGHDLGYPTANLSTPRFAAVPADGVYACWFVKASNPDRRLAAAVSVGTNPTFSGRERTVEAFVLDVDEDFYGQHVALDFVSRLRDQIKFSSPAELIEQIDDDVARTREALRLAHG, encoded by the coding sequence GTGCAGAGGTGGCGTGGACTTGAAGACCTTCCCGGTGGCTGGGGCCGGTGCGTGGTCACGATCGGCGTGTTCGACGGGGTGCACCGCGGGCACCAGGCGCTCATCGGCAAGACGGTCGAGATCGCCAAGGCCCGCAGCCTGCCCAGCGTCATGCTCACCTTCGACCCGCACCCCTCGGAGGTCATCCGCCCCGGGAGCCATCCCGCGCAGCTGACCACCCTGCGCCGCAAGGCCGAGCTGGTCGAGGAGCTGGGCATCGACGTGTTCGCGGTGCTGCCGTTCACGCCCGAGCTGATGCGGCTGTCCGCGGACGAGTTCGTGCACGAGATCCTGGTCGACCGGTTGCACGCGGCCGCGGTCGTGGTCGGCGAGAACTTCACCTTCGGCGCCCAGGCCGCCGGCACCGTGCCGCTGCTGCGCGAGCTGGGCAGGCGGTTCGGCTTCGTCACCTACGGCGCCGAGCTGCAGGGCGAGAACAACGACAACGCCGAGATCACCTTCTCCTCCACCTACGTGCGCTCCTGCATCGACGCCGGTGACGTGGCCGCGGCCGCCGAGGCGCTGGGGCGGCCCCACCGCCTGGAGGGCATCGTCGTCCGCGGCGACGGCCGGGGGCACGACCTGGGCTATCCGACCGCGAACCTGTCGACGCCGCGGTTCGCCGCCGTCCCCGCCGACGGCGTGTACGCGTGCTGGTTCGTCAAGGCGTCGAACCCGGACCGGCGGCTGGCCGCTGCCGTGTCCGTGGGCACGAACCCGACGTTCTCCGGTCGCGAGCGCACGGTCGAGGCGTTCGTGCTCGACGTCGACGAGGACTTCTACGGCCAGCACGTCGCGCTGGACTTCGTCAGCCGCCTCCGGGACCAGATCAAGTTCTCCTCGCCCGCGGAGCTGATCGAGCAGATCGACGACGACGTCGCCCGGACGAGGGAAGCCCTCCGCTTGGCCCACGGTTGA
- a CDS encoding polyribonucleotide nucleotidyltransferase — translation MTEAGGYSVHETEAVIDNGKFGTRTIRFETGRLARQAAGAVVAYLDEETMLLSATTASKHPKEHFDFFPLTVDVEERMYAAGRIPGAFFRREGRPSTDAILTARLIDRPLRPSFTDGLRNEIQVVVTVQSLHPDDPYDVLAINAASASTQISGLPFSGPIGGVRVALIDGQWVAFPTWPQLEKATFNMVVAGRVVGDDVAIMMVEAEGTEHTLDLIADGAAAPDEQAVAEGLSAAKPFIRVLCEAQQKLADVAAKPTGDFPVFPAYQQDAYDAVAAIATDDLAKALTIAGKQERDSATDDVKAAVLAKVGVGEGEAFAGRDKEIGAAFRALTKKLIRQRILRDKVRIDGRGLTDIRSLSAEVGIIPRAHGSALFERGETQILGVTTLNMLRMEQQIDSLSPETHKRYLHHYNFPPFSTGETGRVGSPKRREIGHGMLAERALVPVLPKRDEFPYAIRQVSEALGSNGSTSMGSVCASTMGLYNAGVPLKAPVAGIAMGLVSDEVDGETRYVALTDILGAEDAFGDMDFKVAGTKDIITALQLDTKLDGIPSDVLGAALKQAKDARLTILEVIAEAIDGPDEMSPYAPRVTSVKIPVDKIGEVIGPKGKMINSITEETGADISIEDDGTIYVGAADGPSAEAAIDKINAIANPQLPKVGERFLGTVVKTAAFGAFVSLLPGKDGLIHISKLGNGKRIGKVEDVVNVGDKLRVEIADIDNRGKISLILVTEEEGEKPAEEKADAAQ, via the coding sequence ATGACCGAAGCAGGCGGATACTCGGTGCACGAAACCGAAGCCGTCATCGACAACGGCAAGTTCGGCACCCGCACGATCCGCTTCGAGACCGGGAGGCTCGCCCGCCAGGCTGCTGGCGCTGTCGTGGCCTACCTGGACGAAGAGACCATGCTGCTCTCGGCGACCACCGCGTCGAAGCACCCGAAGGAGCACTTCGACTTCTTCCCGCTGACGGTGGACGTCGAGGAGCGCATGTACGCCGCGGGCCGCATCCCGGGCGCGTTCTTCCGTCGCGAGGGCCGGCCCTCCACCGACGCGATCCTGACCGCCCGGCTGATCGACCGGCCGCTGCGCCCGTCGTTCACCGACGGCCTGCGCAACGAGATCCAGGTCGTCGTCACGGTGCAGAGCCTGCACCCGGACGACCCGTACGACGTGCTGGCGATCAACGCCGCGTCCGCGTCGACCCAGATCAGCGGCCTGCCGTTCTCGGGCCCGATCGGCGGCGTGCGCGTCGCCCTGATCGACGGCCAGTGGGTCGCGTTCCCGACCTGGCCGCAGCTGGAGAAGGCCACCTTCAACATGGTCGTGGCCGGCCGTGTCGTCGGTGACGATGTCGCGATCATGATGGTCGAGGCCGAGGGCACCGAGCACACGCTGGACCTGATCGCCGACGGCGCCGCCGCGCCCGACGAGCAGGCCGTGGCCGAGGGCCTCAGCGCCGCGAAGCCGTTCATCCGGGTGCTGTGCGAGGCGCAGCAGAAGCTCGCCGACGTGGCCGCCAAGCCCACCGGTGACTTCCCGGTGTTCCCGGCCTACCAGCAGGACGCCTACGACGCCGTCGCCGCGATCGCGACCGACGACCTCGCGAAGGCGCTGACCATCGCGGGCAAGCAGGAGCGCGACAGCGCCACCGACGACGTCAAGGCCGCGGTGCTGGCCAAGGTCGGCGTCGGCGAGGGCGAGGCCTTCGCCGGGCGCGACAAGGAGATCGGCGCGGCGTTCCGCGCGCTGACCAAGAAGCTGATCCGCCAGCGGATCCTGCGCGACAAGGTCCGCATCGACGGCCGCGGCCTGACCGACATCCGGAGCCTCTCGGCCGAGGTCGGGATCATCCCGCGGGCACACGGCTCGGCGCTGTTCGAGCGCGGCGAGACCCAGATCCTGGGCGTCACCACGCTGAACATGCTCCGCATGGAGCAGCAGATCGACTCGCTGTCCCCGGAGACGCACAAGCGCTACCTGCACCACTACAACTTCCCGCCGTTCTCGACCGGCGAGACCGGTCGCGTCGGCTCGCCGAAGCGGCGGGAGATCGGGCACGGCATGCTCGCCGAGCGCGCGCTGGTGCCGGTGCTGCCCAAGCGGGACGAGTTCCCGTACGCCATCCGGCAGGTGTCGGAGGCGCTGGGCTCCAACGGCTCCACCTCGATGGGCTCGGTCTGCGCCTCGACGATGGGCCTGTACAACGCGGGCGTGCCGCTCAAGGCGCCGGTCGCGGGCATCGCGATGGGCCTGGTGTCCGACGAGGTCGACGGCGAGACGCGCTACGTCGCGCTGACCGACATCCTCGGCGCCGAGGACGCCTTCGGCGACATGGACTTCAAGGTCGCCGGCACCAAGGACATCATCACCGCGCTGCAGCTGGACACCAAGCTCGACGGCATCCCCTCCGACGTGCTGGGCGCCGCGCTGAAGCAGGCCAAGGACGCGCGCCTGACGATCCTGGAGGTCATCGCCGAGGCCATCGACGGCCCCGACGAGATGAGCCCGTACGCCCCGCGCGTGACGAGCGTGAAGATCCCGGTCGACAAGATCGGCGAGGTCATCGGGCCGAAGGGCAAGATGATCAACTCGATCACCGAGGAGACCGGCGCCGACATCTCCATCGAGGACGACGGCACGATCTACGTGGGCGCGGCCGACGGCCCGTCGGCGGAGGCGGCGATCGACAAGATCAACGCCATCGCCAACCCGCAGCTGCCCAAGGTGGGCGAGCGCTTCCTCGGCACCGTGGTGAAGACGGCCGCGTTCGGCGCGTTCGTCTCGCTGCTGCCGGGCAAGGACGGCCTGATCCACATCTCCAAGCTGGGCAACGGCAAGCGCATCGGCAAGGTCGAGGACGTGGTCAACGTGGGCGACAAGCTCCGCGTCGAGATCGCCGACATCGACAACCGCGGCAAGATCAGCCTGATCCTGGTCACGGAGGAAGAGGGCGAGAAGCCGGCCGAAGAGAAGGCCGACGCCGCCCAGTAA
- a CDS encoding GNAT family N-acetyltransferase, translating to MTTVEVRAAVAADAPEIARIQRVTWRTAYADFLGEKALAQLDAAAEEQWAVAIEHPGTTVHVATEGAFTVGFCVAGPAPDEEVAGASGELPEDAARTGLIATLLVEPRWGRRGHGGRLLAEAATGLRQRGAERGISWVAESDSASLSFFRRAGWLPDGTVRTLDTGERRLREIRLTGQLELELVG from the coding sequence ATGACCACCGTCGAAGTCCGGGCCGCCGTCGCCGCGGACGCCCCGGAGATCGCCCGCATCCAGCGCGTCACCTGGCGCACCGCGTACGCCGACTTCCTCGGCGAAAAGGCGCTCGCCCAGCTGGACGCGGCCGCGGAAGAGCAGTGGGCGGTGGCGATCGAACACCCGGGGACCACAGTGCACGTCGCGACGGAGGGCGCCTTCACGGTCGGGTTCTGCGTCGCCGGGCCCGCGCCGGACGAGGAGGTCGCCGGCGCCTCGGGCGAGCTCCCCGAGGACGCGGCGCGCACCGGCCTGATCGCGACGCTGCTGGTGGAGCCGCGCTGGGGCCGCCGCGGGCACGGCGGCCGCCTGCTCGCCGAGGCCGCGACCGGGCTGCGTCAGCGCGGCGCCGAACGCGGCATCAGCTGGGTCGCCGAGTCGGACTCGGCGTCACTTTCCTTCTTCCGCCGCGCCGGCTGGCTCCCGGACGGCACCGTGCGCACCCTCGACACCGGCGAGCGCCGGCTGCGCGAGATCCGCCTGACCGGTCAGCTCGAACTCGAGCTCGTCGGCTGA
- a CDS encoding alpha/beta fold hydrolase has protein sequence MIYKTDAGGREIRRRYREVLDGWPVEAEHLRVPAREGETFVLACGPRDAPPVLLLHGSGTNAAMWRADIAEWARHFRVYAVDLIGEPGLSAPSRPPLGSDAYASWLDDVLDHLGLARVSVVGASLGGWLALDYATRRPARVSRLALLCPGGIDRQKWGWVLPALLLRPFGRWGLLRSLKVVAGVDHRRSPEIADYLALIFMQFRPRRDRLPVFGDEALRGLTMPVRVIVGGRDAMFDSRETVDRVRDAIPHAEVTLLPEVAHSIAGQTGAVLAFLRG, from the coding sequence GTGATCTACAAGACGGACGCGGGCGGCCGGGAGATCCGGCGGCGCTATCGGGAGGTCCTCGACGGCTGGCCCGTCGAGGCCGAGCACCTGCGGGTGCCCGCGCGCGAGGGCGAGACGTTCGTCCTCGCGTGCGGGCCCCGGGACGCCCCGCCGGTGCTGCTGTTGCACGGCTCGGGCACGAATGCCGCGATGTGGCGCGCCGACATCGCCGAGTGGGCGCGGCACTTCCGCGTGTACGCGGTCGACCTCATCGGCGAGCCAGGGCTCAGCGCGCCCTCGCGGCCGCCGCTGGGTTCCGACGCGTACGCGTCGTGGCTGGACGACGTCCTCGACCACCTGGGCCTCGCGCGGGTCTCGGTCGTCGGGGCCTCGCTGGGTGGCTGGCTCGCGCTCGACTACGCCACCCGCCGCCCCGCCCGGGTGTCGCGGCTCGCCCTGCTGTGCCCGGGCGGGATCGACAGGCAGAAGTGGGGCTGGGTGCTCCCGGCGCTGCTGCTGAGGCCGTTCGGGCGGTGGGGGCTGCTGCGGTCGTTGAAGGTGGTCGCGGGCGTGGACCACCGGCGGAGCCCGGAGATCGCCGATTACCTCGCGTTGATCTTCATGCAGTTCCGGCCCCGCCGCGACCGCCTGCCGGTGTTCGGCGACGAGGCGTTGCGCGGGCTGACGATGCCGGTGCGGGTGATCGTCGGCGGGCGTGACGCGATGTTCGACTCGCGGGAGACGGTGGACCGGGTGCGCGACGCGATCCCGCACGCGGAGGTGACGCTCCTGCCCGAGGTCGCGCACTCGATCGCCGGTCAGACCGGTGCCGTCCTGGCGTTCCTGCGGGGCTAG
- a CDS encoding GtrA family protein, with protein sequence MTRPLPVAVPPSFAGYAVINGFTFAVDLAVLTLARTGFGLPLPVGVTLGYLSAFGLGFALNRTLNFRSHAPLGGQTLRYAAAVGVNYLVFILGVGAGLAALGVEYHLSRLLAGIGEAVFMYCVLRWIVFADVREGTRSTAATRGQPR encoded by the coding sequence GTGACGCGCCCGCTGCCGGTGGCGGTTCCGCCGAGTTTCGCCGGTTACGCGGTCATCAACGGCTTCACCTTCGCCGTGGACCTGGCGGTGCTCACCCTCGCCCGGACCGGGTTCGGGCTCCCGCTGCCCGTGGGCGTCACGCTCGGCTACCTGAGCGCCTTCGGGCTGGGTTTCGCGCTGAACCGGACGCTGAACTTCCGCTCGCACGCACCGCTGGGCGGGCAGACGCTGCGCTACGCCGCCGCGGTGGGCGTGAACTACCTGGTCTTCATCCTCGGCGTGGGCGCAGGCCTGGCCGCCCTCGGCGTCGAGTACCACCTGTCGCGGCTGCTCGCGGGCATCGGCGAGGCCGTGTTCATGTACTGCGTGCTGCGGTGGATCGTGTTCGCCGACGTGCGAGAGGGGACCCGCTCGACGGCCGCGACACGCGGGCAACCAAGATAG
- the rpsO gene encoding 30S ribosomal protein S15: protein MALSTDEKKSILTEYGLHDSDTGSPEAQVALLTKRIIGLTEHLKVHKHDHHSRRGLLLLVGRRRRLLNYVMKVDIERYRSLIQRLGLRR from the coding sequence GTGGCGCTGTCCACCGACGAGAAGAAGTCGATCCTCACCGAGTACGGCCTGCACGACTCGGACACCGGATCCCCCGAGGCCCAGGTGGCCCTGCTGACGAAGCGGATCATCGGCCTCACCGAGCACCTCAAGGTGCACAAGCACGACCACCACTCGCGTCGCGGGCTGCTGCTGCTGGTCGGCCGTCGCCGCCGGCTGCTCAACTACGTGATGAAGGTGGACATCGAGCGGTACCGGTCGCTGATCCAGCGACTCGGCCTCCGCCGATAG
- the thpR gene encoding RNA 2',3'-cyclic phosphodiesterase has translation MLLFSALLPPAQVAESLRVHLEPLQAEVTEPRWTPPAQWHITLGFYGDQDDEEARVDWLTAALAGHHAPMLRLEGAGTFSRVLYLGVYSEGLTELAAAAGAGEDRPYLPHLTVARTAGDVPAELPGRLSGFVSEPWTATEVVLMRSERTEHGARYSIVARFPLESHRSG, from the coding sequence ATGCTGCTGTTCTCGGCGCTGCTGCCGCCGGCCCAGGTGGCCGAGTCGCTGCGGGTCCACCTCGAGCCCCTGCAGGCGGAGGTGACCGAGCCGCGGTGGACCCCGCCGGCGCAGTGGCACATCACCCTCGGCTTCTACGGTGACCAGGACGACGAGGAAGCGCGGGTAGACTGGTTGACGGCGGCGCTGGCCGGGCACCACGCGCCGATGCTTCGCCTCGAAGGGGCGGGCACCTTCTCCCGGGTCCTGTACCTGGGCGTCTACAGCGAAGGGCTCACCGAGCTCGCCGCCGCGGCCGGCGCGGGCGAGGACCGCCCGTACCTGCCGCACCTGACCGTGGCCCGCACCGCCGGGGACGTCCCGGCGGAGCTGCCCGGGCGGCTCTCGGGGTTCGTGAGCGAACCGTGGACGGCCACCGAGGTCGTGCTGATGCGCAGCGAGCGCACCGAGCACGGTGCGCGTTACTCGATCGTGGCACGGTTCCCCCTCGAGTCCCACCGGTCCGGGTGA
- a CDS encoding helix-turn-helix domain-containing protein, whose protein sequence is MEDHKIVQRNIALQREWYGEPLGDRVRRLVVAFDVSQAYLAEVLGISAPMLSQVMSGRRAKIGNPVVLARMIMLERKCLIPEVAAGRREALLAALEDVKDARPTVGRDNIPVAAVADDRLALAALREVAEDEDLGEAAKVLHEDFPAIADLLRRAGLSEARDVAGLTGERRP, encoded by the coding sequence GTGGAGGACCACAAGATCGTCCAGCGCAACATCGCGCTGCAGCGGGAGTGGTACGGGGAGCCCCTGGGGGACAGGGTGCGCCGGCTCGTGGTGGCCTTCGACGTGTCGCAGGCCTACCTGGCCGAGGTGCTGGGCATCAGCGCGCCGATGCTCAGCCAGGTGATGAGCGGCAGGCGCGCGAAGATCGGCAACCCGGTCGTCCTGGCCAGGATGATCATGCTCGAGCGCAAGTGCCTGATCCCGGAGGTCGCGGCGGGCCGCAGGGAGGCTCTGCTGGCCGCGCTCGAGGACGTGAAGGACGCACGGCCCACCGTGGGCCGCGACAACATCCCGGTCGCGGCGGTCGCGGACGACCGGCTGGCGCTGGCCGCCCTGCGCGAGGTCGCCGAGGACGAGGACCTGGGCGAGGCCGCGAAGGTGCTGCACGAGGACTTCCCGGCGATCGCCGACCTCCTGCGCCGGGCCGGCCTGTCCGAGGCCCGGGACGTCGCAGGCCTGACCGGGGAACGCCGCCCGTGA
- a CDS encoding M16 family metallopeptidase, producing the protein MARQIPGYEQAAGTTRTLDVAVKRTVLPGGLRVISEHVPGVRSATVGLWVGIGSRDEPPAVAGAAHYLEHLLFKGTRNRGATEIAEEIDAVGGEFNAFTAKEHTCYYAQVLDEDLPLAMDLVTDVVFEALCTDADVDTERSVVLEEIAMRDDDPEDLLHETFVSSVLAGHPLAKPVLGSEESIRGMSAKALRGFYRRRYTLPRMVLAVAGNVEHRQVLRLARKALRDRLSGSDTPVPPRRGKARITAGPQLALHTDDTEQAHVMLGMRAPSRHDERRYTLNVLNAALGGGMSSRLFQEIREQRGLAYQVYSSVAGYADTGHLSVYAGCQPERLGEVANVLRDVLGQVGKDGFTDAEVARAKGQLRGGLVLGLEDTASRMSRIGKQELNFGLYQSVDDTVARIDAVSTDEVYELARTLFGAPGGVSVAAVVGPYAQSEDLPDDLHEVIAR; encoded by the coding sequence ATGGCGCGTCAGATCCCTGGATACGAACAGGCCGCCGGCACCACCCGGACGCTTGACGTCGCGGTGAAGCGGACCGTGCTGCCCGGCGGGCTGCGCGTGATCAGCGAGCACGTGCCGGGCGTCCGCTCGGCCACCGTCGGCCTGTGGGTGGGCATCGGCTCGCGGGACGAGCCGCCGGCCGTGGCCGGTGCGGCGCACTACCTCGAGCACCTGCTGTTCAAGGGCACCCGCAACCGGGGCGCCACCGAGATCGCCGAGGAGATCGACGCGGTCGGCGGCGAGTTCAACGCGTTCACCGCGAAGGAGCACACCTGCTACTACGCGCAGGTGCTCGACGAGGACCTGCCGCTGGCCATGGACCTCGTCACCGACGTGGTGTTCGAGGCGCTGTGCACCGACGCGGACGTGGACACCGAGCGCAGCGTGGTCCTCGAGGAGATCGCGATGCGCGACGACGATCCCGAGGACCTGCTGCACGAGACGTTCGTCAGCTCGGTGCTCGCCGGGCACCCGCTCGCGAAGCCGGTGCTGGGCAGCGAGGAGTCGATCCGCGGCATGTCCGCGAAGGCGCTGCGCGGGTTCTACCGGCGCCGCTACACGCTGCCGCGGATGGTGCTCGCGGTCGCCGGGAACGTCGAGCACCGCCAGGTGCTTCGCTTGGCGCGCAAGGCTTTGCGCGACCGTCTGTCCGGTTCGGACACTCCGGTGCCGCCGCGTCGCGGCAAGGCGCGCATCACCGCGGGCCCGCAGTTGGCGCTGCACACGGACGACACCGAGCAGGCGCACGTCATGCTCGGCATGCGCGCGCCCTCGCGGCACGACGAGCGCCGCTACACCCTCAACGTGCTCAACGCGGCCCTCGGCGGCGGCATGAGCTCGCGGCTGTTCCAGGAGATCCGGGAACAACGCGGCCTGGCTTACCAGGTGTACTCGTCGGTCGCCGGATACGCCGACACCGGGCACCTCTCGGTGTACGCGGGCTGCCAGCCGGAGCGCCTCGGCGAGGTCGCGAACGTGCTGCGCGACGTGCTCGGGCAGGTCGGCAAGGACGGCTTCACCGACGCGGAGGTGGCTCGCGCCAAGGGACAGCTGCGCGGCGGCCTCGTGCTCGGCCTGGAGGACACCGCGTCCCGGATGTCGCGGATCGGCAAGCAGGAGCTCAACTTCGGGCTGTACCAAAGCGTGGACGACACCGTGGCGCGGATCGACGCGGTCAGCACCGACGAGGTGTATGAGCTGGCTCGCACCCTGTTCGGCGCGCCGGGAGGGGTTTCGGTGGCGGCGGTGGTCGGACCGTACGCTCAGTCCGAAGACCTGCCGGACGACCTGCACGAGGTGATTGCACGATGA